DNA from Triticum aestivum cultivar Chinese Spring chromosome 7D, IWGSC CS RefSeq v2.1, whole genome shotgun sequence:
TTTCTCATTCGATTAACATATGAGTATATAGCTTTGCCCCTTGATGACCAGTTGAAGATGGGGCTCTCTGGCTTGGAATTCATTTGGTTTGCTTAATTTTggtgcaatgccatgttttttctATGTAGGATTGCAGCGGTGTGGGAAGAGCTGCCGGCTGCGGTGGATCAACTACCTGAGGCCCGACATCCGGCGAGGGCGGttctcgccggaggaggagaagcTCATCATCAGTCTCCACGCCATTGTTGGCAACAGGTAGCTGGGACACAATGGAAAATTAATTAGCATGATTCTTTCTAATTTGGAGGCAATTATTTTGTTCTATCTTAATTTGACAATGCCGCAACTTGGAGCTGCTTATCAATCACTCATCTGACCTGTGCCAAATCTTGCTGACATACATCACTTACTTGATTATTACCAGCAATCCTGTAGCTAATGTCGCATGCAGGTGACAAAAGTGATTTGAAATCTCCTAAAAAGAAACGGTGTTTTGAAGTGTTACTCGATCATGCATGGCCACAAGCTTGTTttctctggagcgcgctacagctAATTAAGCTCTTTTCCAAGTTAATTAAGAGGTCTAGTCTATGTATATGCAACATCAGCATGACGCCATGTATACGTGCCAAATGGCGCCATACTAGCCGTCATTTTCAACTAGTTAAACTTGAACACGACTACCCTAACAACAAATCAATGAAGTGGTACGTAGGAGTACTACACAAAGCTAGCTATAGAGCTAGGGTTTCTTCAAGGCAAAGGTTCCAAAATTAGCTAGCTTAGTGATGACAAAAGGAAAAATTCATAGAATGGCTTTACTGACGTAAACACGGTCGTATTACAGGTGGGCCCACATTGCCAGCCACTTGCCTGGCCGGACGGACAACGAGATCAAGAACTACTGGAACTCGTGGATCAAGAAGAAGATACGCAAGGCTCCGGCGGCGCCGAACGTAACTACCACCTCGTCCACGACGTCGACGAGCCCACCTAACAACGGCCTAGCGCCGTGCAGCGGCAGCACGGCCACGTCGgacgtccaccgccgccgcctgcagcATCCGACGTTCAGCTGCGCACCAGCGGGGGACCAACTgcagctcgacgccatcatcagcCACCACCAGAGCACCAGCCTAGCCCTGCCGGTTGCCGCCGGGGCCGGGCAGGACTCACCGCCAGGGATGTCGCATCACTGCCCGCTCTTCATGTTCGACACCGGTGTCGTCAGCACGCCGTTCGCATCCGCCGCGGCGCAGCAGCACCCGTTCATCGCCAGCTTCACGGCAGCGATGGCGGAAGCGGACACGCCCAGTTGCTACCACCTGCCTCCCTTGGTGGACGGCATGGGTGCCATGGGAATGTGCATGGAAGCCATGGACGATCactgcggcgccggcgccggcatgGGCAATGGGTGCTTCGGGGACGAgcagaggcagcggcggcggccggagctggagGACGAGGAGGGGGAGCAGCTAGGGCAGCATGAGCAGTGGGACGAGGAGCAGCTGCTGATGTGGGATGATCAAGAAGTACTAACACCGTCCAACATGGAGGCCATGCAAAGTGGTGAACACTCCCTCCTTTTTATGGGACCAAACGCATGATCGACCAGAAAGCTGCTAAATCCATGTGCACATATGCTTTGCTTGCTCCATGCATGCACACATGATCAAGGAGTATCTCTCCCCCTCTCACATCTGATATTTCTCTCTCTAGCTCATTCTGCTGATCCGATCTGTCCATAGACAAATACTGAGGTTTTCCAAAGGTGCACTTAATTTATTgtgtttgattttttttctcaaattttcctaattttttggtTTTGGAGTGAAGAATGTTTGTTAATTGGGCTTTGTAAAGAGAtaacttgcatgcatgcatgtttgcatgGCATGGCAACTGGTGTGTAATTGATTGATGTATGCTGAGTGAATCTATAATAAACAGGAAGGAATGAAAGGGAACTCCTCCTTTTGCTCTTTTGGATTCTTGTGTTCGTTTGTTTCTTCAtgttgtgcatgcatgcatgtctacGGAGGGATCAATGTGTACCTTTTTAGTGACTAACTGATTTCTTGTTTTTATTCCTATGTTGTTCTCTGTTCTCTAAGGACAAGGTAAAGAAAAAACGATTTACACTAGCTACTAAGGCAAAATCTACCACACACGGCCCTGTCACCACATACATTAACAATTTAACTTTATAAACGAGTCACAGATAATATGAGGTTATATAACGTGTTTAAACCGTCTTTGAAAATCAATATGTGTGGACAGGTGGAAGCTAGACCTGGTAATAGAGATGGTCTTTTTCGTGGGTGGTAATAGAGATGTTTTACAGTCCTTGAGAGATTGGCAGGCCTTTCTTGATGGAAATTATTGTCCTGGTTACTTCGGCATTTTGCATATGCACCAATAACTTCATctacttgtttcaaaaaaaaacttcatcttcaaAAGGAGATCATCCCCATCTCTCTAGACCCATAAGAATCTCCAAGAAGGAATTTTGCATGTTGCTCTATAGAGCAAAGATAAGAGAGACTTGTTTTTCTACGATGCACGTGATATACCGTGCGTGCATTCACCATCCGTCACTGTTTTGAGATTCGTGTTACGTTTTCTCATCTTTAGGAAAAAAAACTTGTCTCAAAGTACTACATTTCCCCCCTTATTCCAAAGTGTATCACCGCGTTTGATTGTTTCTTGGCAAATCCACTCTGAAACAAGTGCACTCTTATTTATTGGTACACAGAGAAATGTTATATGATACACTTTGAAACAAGAAAATGTAATACAACACTATGAAACAAAACAATCTTAAAGCAATGGCGAACGGTGG
Protein-coding regions in this window:
- the LOC123166314 gene encoding myb-related protein Hv1 — its product is MGHHSCCNQQKVKRGLWSPEEDEKLVRYITTHGYGCWSEVPEKAGLQRCGKSCRLRWINYLRPDIRRGRFSPEEEKLIISLHAIVGNRWAHIASHLPGRTDNEIKNYWNSWIKKKIRKAPAAPNVTTTSSTTSTSPPNNGLAPCSGSTATSDVHRRRLQHPTFSCAPAGDQLQLDAIISHHQSTSLALPVAAGAGQDSPPGMSHHCPLFMFDTGVVSTPFASAAAQQHPFIASFTAAMAEADTPSCYHLPPLVDGMGAMGMCMEAMDDHCGAGAGMGNGCFGDEQRQRRRPELEDEEGEQLGQHEQWDEEQLLMWDDQEVLTPSNMEAMQSGEHSLLFMGPNA